Proteins encoded within one genomic window of Dyadobacter chenhuakuii:
- a CDS encoding TolC family protein: MNMTIRRVMLALWLSLLLFVQSVFASVTSVPDSTKIFSIADLRELVMQNNPVVKQAGLLSDAARARVTQALGSFDPNLKASFDQKQFGGKNYYNHWTSELKVPLWLAGADLKIGFDRNVGSYTNPETTTPLTGLGGVGISVPIGQGLLIDARRNTLRQSRVMVAYAEAERVNEINKVWFQAVKDYWNWFYAHQQYQLIRRGVELATTRYTATRNQALLGEKPAIDSVEAFITVQERSIQLAKIEIEIQNSRLLVSNHIWDEKGNPLELPEDAVPVNADSAVAIVSANHLDDLLNRAEDNHPKLQMLRNKGVQLAIERNYLREMLKPKLNVSGSLLTTRRDFNSYVPDYYDIGWNNYKVGFDFSFPLFLRSARGKLSEIKVKQMDLNLDVQNEARTIQTNIRSSFNNLKAYQAQLTIQTQSIVNQKFLVRGELQKFDLGESTLFLINSRESKLIDMMMKQAELVTKYQQALADLYYEAGVNQD, translated from the coding sequence ATGAACATGACAATAAGACGGGTCATGCTTGCACTTTGGCTAAGCCTCTTGCTGTTTGTCCAGAGTGTGTTTGCAAGCGTAACATCTGTCCCCGACTCTACAAAAATATTTTCGATAGCAGACCTGCGTGAGTTAGTGATGCAGAACAATCCGGTCGTTAAACAAGCCGGGTTACTGAGCGATGCCGCGCGGGCGAGGGTAACCCAGGCGCTTGGCAGTTTTGACCCAAACCTTAAAGCATCATTCGACCAGAAACAATTTGGTGGAAAAAATTACTATAACCATTGGACGAGTGAACTAAAAGTGCCATTGTGGCTGGCAGGAGCTGATTTAAAGATCGGGTTTGACAGAAATGTGGGCAGTTACACTAATCCAGAAACTACCACGCCGCTGACAGGTCTGGGTGGCGTGGGCATTAGTGTGCCGATTGGCCAGGGGCTGCTGATTGACGCTCGCCGAAATACCCTGCGTCAATCGCGCGTCATGGTAGCGTATGCCGAAGCAGAAAGGGTCAATGAGATCAACAAAGTTTGGTTTCAGGCTGTGAAAGATTACTGGAACTGGTTTTATGCGCATCAGCAATACCAGCTCATCCGTCGTGGCGTCGAGTTGGCAACCACGCGCTACACCGCCACGCGTAATCAGGCATTACTGGGCGAAAAGCCTGCAATTGACTCCGTAGAAGCATTTATTACGGTGCAGGAAAGATCGATCCAGCTGGCTAAGATTGAAATCGAGATCCAGAATTCCAGATTGCTTGTTTCCAATCACATCTGGGACGAAAAAGGAAATCCGCTCGAATTGCCGGAAGACGCCGTTCCCGTCAACGCCGACTCCGCTGTGGCTATTGTATCGGCCAACCACCTCGATGATTTGCTGAACCGTGCCGAAGACAACCACCCCAAGCTTCAAATGCTTCGCAATAAGGGAGTCCAGCTCGCTATTGAACGCAATTACCTGCGCGAAATGCTGAAACCAAAACTCAATGTCAGCGGCTCGCTGCTGACTACACGCAGGGATTTTAATTCTTATGTACCTGATTACTACGACATTGGATGGAATAACTATAAAGTCGGTTTTGATTTCTCGTTCCCGCTGTTCCTGCGCTCGGCACGGGGTAAACTGAGTGAGATCAAAGTGAAGCAAATGGACCTGAACCTCGATGTTCAAAACGAAGCACGAACCATTCAAACCAACATCCGCAGCTCGTTCAACAACCTGAAAGCATACCAGGCGCAACTCACTATCCAGACGCAAAGCATTGTGAATCAAAAATTCCTGGTTCGCGGTGAACTTCAAAAATTTGATCTGGGCGAAAGCACATTATTTCTAATCAACAGCCGCGAATCCAAGCTCATCGACATGATGATGAAACAAGCAGAACTTGTAACCAAATACCAGCAAGCCCTGGCAGACCTCTACTACGAAGCCGGGGTGAATCAGGATTGA